In the Carcharodon carcharias isolate sCarCar2 chromosome 8, sCarCar2.pri, whole genome shotgun sequence genome, CCTGCATTCAAATAGCACCTTGAACACAGTGAAATGACCCAAGGAGCATTATCAGATAACTTTTGATCTACCCTAATATCCAAATTTTATGTCAGAGAAGTAGGATTTAAGGAATATTGAGGGGATCAGAGGCTGGtgaagaagtttagggagggaattccagagtttaaggcaAAGGTAGTTGAAAGCACGGTTGCCAATGCTTGGAGAAGAAAGagaatgcacaaaaggccagaattggaggagcacagagatctctgaGGGGCTGAGAGTttgtgatgttacagaggtagaaatagCAAAGGCCATGGTGGgaatggaaaacaaggatgagaatttcaaatggCTAGAATATGGGCAACTGCATTTTAAATCAGCTGAAGTTAATGTAGAgaggaagatgggaggccagccaggagagaaTTGCAATCATTGAGTCTGGAGATAGCAAAAGAATGGACGAGGCTTTCAGTAACAGATATGTTGAGGCCGGGACATTGATGggcaatattacaaaaatggaaggAGGCGATTTTGGTGATGGAGAGAGCATGAAGTCAGGAGCTTGGCTCAGGGTCAAATAAGATGCTGAGGTTGCAAACAGTTTGGTTCAGCTTCAAACCAAGAACGAGATTGGAATCAGTGGCCAAGGAATGGCGTAGGTAGCACATGTAGAATCTCCCATTTCCCACAGGCTGTCTGAGCCAATAACCCCTCAAATCACAGTTAAACATCGCTAAATATTTCCACTGTTTGAAAGCACCTTATCTGGGAAGGTTTCCAAGCCATGATTCTACTTTCACTCTTCTCCCAGATACCGGTGAATGTTCTCAATTAGCAGCGGGTACTTTATGACCGAGAGGAACTTACCTGGAAAGGAGCTGCATCGAGTTCTGTGAATAAAGAGAGGAGATCAAATCAGTCAATGAACAAGCCGACTAACTCTCAATGGAATCAAACAGTGAATTTGGGactgagaggaaagagttcagtaGGTAACAGTAGGTGGCACCAATCACAGGAATGAGGAATAATCTCACATTTCACAGCACTCCATCCTGGAACAGCGCCAACGCTCTTAAGGGCAGGGCTGATGCGGCAGCTAATGTTGGGCCCTATCAATAATCTTCAGAAACCCAGTTCCCCAGCTGTGACCCTGTTTATATTGAAGATATACCTGAATAAAGGAGAGAGGGTCCTTCTTTACCAGGCTCTGGGTTTCATCATCTATTAATGTAATCTGTTCCATCCTCTTGTTTAATAATTCAGAACAGCTTCTAATCTGAGAGAGAACTTGGAACCCCTCCTCATCGATCAGTTTGGGTGTGAATTCTTCATCTTCTCCCAGCTTTCTCCTCCATTCAGAGAAGCTCTTCGATAACTTTCCTGTCAGCTCATTGATTTGTGTCTGGAACCCAAAACAACTCGTTACAAACTGCCCTTCCACACAGCTATTACCCTGAGCACACAGCACTTTCCTGGGATGTGATCCCTACTCCATCATGTGCTGGGGGGTGGATGTGTATTGGGAGACAAAACAGAGTTTAACCAGTGTTGCTTTACGTTTAAAATAGCACTGTATTTAGACTGTGTATTGCACTGCCACCTGATGCATTCACAGCTGGAGTGATGGCTCTAGTTTTCATATTCATACCTTGTGAAGGCGATCAAAATTCTGGAGAGTACAGTGGCCAGATGACATGTAATTTGACGCATTTTAGTTCTGAAGATTGGCCCCAAGAGGAAGGTGATTTAGAGAAAGGCAGGCTGAGAGGGATGTCGTTTGAAGTgtcaaaatgatggagggatcaTTGGGTGAGGTGCTAGAGATATGATGGTAGCAGTAGAGGATCTGTGCATAAAATCCATAAACACAGTTAGGTTAGACACCAGAATCCTAGATCTCTGGAACAGATTCACTGAACATGTAGGTATGGCATCACTGCCACCCATTAAAAGGATATGGGGGGCGAATCTTCCTTTGTTCTTTCAATTCAGGAATCGTTCcttagattggaaaactgcacatGTTACTTTCTATTTAAGAAATGTCAGAAACTGAAAACAGGGATTTAAAGACTAGTTAGCCAGACATCCATTGTCAGGAAATTACTTAGTTCAGATTTTCGTGGGGGCTTGTGGAAACCTGACCCATTCGTGACTTTGCCCAGTACTTTTGTCTTTTCACACAGAGGTAGCGTTCACAGTGCATTTTGCGAGCCATGATGGAATGCATCAGGCGTGCGTGTGTAGAGCGGTCAGTAAGAAGGCGTGTCTCCATTCTCCAACACAGTATGCCAGCTCCCAAACTTATCCCCTTATATTCGGTCACCCTTCAGCTTTCATTTTTTtcccaagagaaaagagacccagtctgTTGATCCTGCCCTGATGTGTACCCCACACATTTCTGGAATCTGACCAGTGGAGCTGAATTTTCAATGACCTGTGGAGGTTGGGAGGCCTCAAAATAGGAGGGAAATCCCATCGGGTAGGCTCCATGACATGTTCTTGCCACCAAGGGATTATGCAGGaggtggggtgatgtcaggaatgaTTATCCACTTGGCTGTGGTTTATGTCTAATTAAACCCTTCCATGCTTAAGGACAGTGTCCCAGTGCTGACTGGATTTTCCAGCTGGCTCACAGGGTACCCATTGTGTCAGGAGGCTGTTGTTGAAACAGTGATTAACTCCCATTGGCAGGGTGGGTACACATTGGGAGGTTCCATCAACATGGAAGGCACCTCTCCAAAAATTGCGCACAACTGTGGCAGTGTCCCTTACTGTGGGAGCTTTCCCCTTCACATCTGTCTGCTGTAACACTTCCGGCCCTCTTATTTACCCCTTTTGTGGCTGAAACTAGGAATGGAGGCACCCTCACACCTCCTTACATGTTTCAGCAACTCTGACGGTGTGGCTGCTGATTTTTCACTGCTGGTCAGCCTCCTTACTGGCTCCCCTATCTTGGAAGCACACCCTTAATTGGACGGGTCACTGGAGGCTGCCACTTAATTGGCCATCTCCTCCACAATCTGCCTCTGTGTCTTGCCACGGGCATTTGTGGACTCTTAACCTGCATTTCGTCACGATGACAGGATTGGTACCCTGGAACGAAAATCCTGCTGGTCATTGATTTTTGGGTCCTCATATAGTCATTGTATTTATTAACAGATGGGATAAGGGCACGGAGAGCTACATATGTCCAAGTTTGCCGATGACAAAGATAGGCAGCATTGTAAACAGTGTAGCTGGCAACGTAAAATACACAGAGGTATTGATggattaagtgaatggacaaaataGTTTTCGGTATAGGCAAGTGTGGGATCGTCCACTTTTGAAAAGACAGACAGcctggaaaaggaggaggagtcACCCTGAAATTAAAGAATGACATAAGGATAGTCACGAGAAAGGATCTTGTTTCAAAAATATGGGTAGAGATTAGGAATAGTGAGGGTCAGAAAAAACTGGTGGGGCTAGTTATTAGGCCCCCTAACTGTAGTTGTACAGTTGGACAGAACATTAAGCAATAATAAGGCAAAATAATAATTGTtgaggactttaatcttcatatagactggactaaaaTTGGCAAAGGAGGTCTAGAAGTTGAGttttagaatgtttttgtgaTAGTTTCCTGGAACAGAATGTGATGACATTAATGAAGAATTaagttattttagatctagtattgtgaaATGAGGCAAGGTTAATGAGCAAGCTCATATTAAAAATCCGGTGGAAAAAAGTGATCGTAAACAGTTGAATTCCATACtaaatttgaaagtgacatatgCCAATCCCAAACAAAaatcactagattgattcctgggatgagacgATTGCCTTACGATGAGaagctgaataaattgggccCATACTttttggagttttgaagaatgagaggtgatctcattgaaacatataagattctgaaggggtttggcaTGGTAAACACTGAGCAgttgtttccctggctggggaatctagaacatgatgggcaaagtctcaggataagggaccaatTGTTTAGAACTGtgatcaggagaaatttcttcactcgaagggttgtgaatctttggaactctttagcccagagggttgtggatgctccatctttgaacatatttaaggctgagagggACAGATTTTTGTTACATGGAATCAAGGGAGAAGGGGAACAGGTGAAAAAATGAAGTTGAGGCAGAAGCTTAGCAATGCTTAAATTGTGGGTCAGGCTCCAAGGGCCATGTAGGCTATTCCAATTTTGTATCATCTTCTGTTGAACTGAAAAGGATAGAAACCGGTACTTTCTAAATGTTGAACAGCTAGAACCaatggaggtccaaagtgacttaAAAGGTCCATACatgtagatcattaatatattatggacaggtacaaaaaataatcaaaaagcccACTGAAACGCTGACCTTGATATCTAGATTGGAATGCAAAGATGTAGAAGTCATTTCACAGATGTACAAAGacctggttagactgcacctggagtactgtgagcagttctgggcataacaccttaggaaggatatattgacttTCGTGacagtgcagcatagatttattAGAATGACCTGAATGAGGAGAGTTTACACAAACTAGGGCCTGCAAGTATGTTTTCAGCAGGCGGGTATCTAATATGGGGCAAGTGTctatcccaccaccttccccacccactgagctcacccccataatccAGGCGGGTGCTGAAATTGGCAGTCCGCCCACCATACTTAAATAAtttaggcttgttaccaagccaattgctcatgataatacactgcccacactaTAAAACATTTGGcttgggcaggagtgggcagcctgattttttttttcaagaaaTTCTTCAATGGGCGGGAAGAAAGGGGGCATTTCCATTTGAGGGGTACGCTTTGCAGACTAATGGAGGGAGGCCAGCCCCCAAGACAGAAAGCCCACTTCATACCCGCCTGCTGTCTTAAAATCACCACCCCCGCAcctgaccacacccccaccaaaaCCTGTCTAAACCCTCCTGCCCAAGACATTGGATTTATCTGTTTCTGGGGAACCATGGGCCGTCCTCTGCTTCTccattgcagtcccagcagcacccactaaTGTGTTCTTGGTGCTGTCAGCCAGTCAGATGGTAGCTCCCAAGGGCAGGATTTATTCCCCAGTGAGGGCTGGAAGTCCCACTGCCCCTATTTAGCCTGCCCGCAAAGCATTATGACTGTGGGGCAGGCTGATTTGGAGTGGATTGGCTCCATACTGACTTTGCTtcggcagtggggggggggggggtgcaacaGTCTGACCacacttccccccccaacccatgtAATATTACGTACTAGGAGTTTATTTCCTAGAATTTAGGAGATTAAGAAGTGATTAGATTGAAGTTCTCAAGAAatgagtagatagagagaaattgctCCGCTGGTCTGGGAATCTAGGATGAGGACCATAGTTTAAAGGTTAGGGCCAGGCCTTttaggagtgaagttaggaaacacatCTATACagtgtggtagaagtttggaactttctCTTTTGTGAGCAGTAGATGGTGCTAGCTCAATtgtgaattttaaatctgagactgaCAGACTTCTGCTAATCAGGGTTTTTAAGAGTTAGGTGCAAAAGTAAGAATATGGAATTAAGTCATAGATTAGCTGTGATCTCATTGACAGGCAGAACAggctgaggggctaaatggcctcctcctttcctaTATTCCTGTGTAATTTCCTAGACTTTTGCCTGAATTCGCTGTAGGTTTCAGAGTGAATCCAATTCTGCTTTCTCCTACCTTTATTTCAGCTTCTATtctctccaaaacaaaaacagaattacctggaaaaactcagcaggtctggcagcatcagcggagaagaaaagagttgacgtttcgagtcctcatgacccttcgacagaacttgagttcgagtccaggaaagagctgaaatataagctggtttaaggtgtgtgtgtggggggcggagagatagagagacagagaggtggagggggttggtgtggttgtagcgacaaacaagcagtgatagaagcagatcatcaaaagatgtcaacaacaatagtacaatagaacacataggtgttaaagttaaaagttggtgatattatctaaacgaattctCTCCAAGCCTTGTTGTTTGCTGGAACAATTCTGCTGGACTTCCCGAAGTTTTATGATTTCTTTCCCCAATTCTTCCTGTAAAGGCGTTTAGAAAATGTTTAAAAGGAATTCAAACTGGAAAGTAAAAGGGAAATGGTTCTGTTCCAGGAGTGACTTCTGGATAGAAAGTGAATCATAAAATCTTAATGctttcagtactgaaggaggccattcaacccatcatgtctttGCAGTTTTTCAGGAATCTTAGTGTCTGAGCACTGAGCATAAATATTCCCTGCTCCCTGCCCTATATAAACTGAGAAACCACATACCCACTGGCTTCCTTTTACAGTGACACACTGTGTGCTGCATTTTCTCACAAATTTAGTTTCTCCATTTCCAGGAATCAGCTGAGGGGAGAAGGAGACGGACTCCGTCACACTAGTATTTCTCAAACAGCAATCCCCTCTTGTCGTGATGAACAGTTTTTCCACCCAGCTGCTGAGTTTCACCTATGGATGTCCCTCAGTCATCCCACCAGTGATGGGATGGTCCTCCCACTACTGCTCAGGGGGCAGaatccccagcattacagagttATAACATGCTCTGCTCTACAGCCCAATGCCATGGAGTGCCAGTGTGGGTGGGGAGCAGTCACACTTTTCCCACCCTGTTCTCCGAGGGACTGAGAAAGGGGAGGGAGCAAATCTGACAAAAAAAGCTCCCATAAACCCAGACTAAATCAGCAttgcctgtaactctttcgaatacaaacacgtttccatctgttttcagatgaagttacattgtttcatagtttgccattgtgagatttgaattcttgatcttggggttacaagcccagtaccataaccacttggctatttaggccaagcccagcaTTGCCTGTAAGCAGTTCCAATTAATGTTGGTTATTAATAGGAAAATGCTGTTTTACTGTATTTAATAGCAGTAATTGAGTCACTCACCTTAATTGCACCTTGCATCTGACCCAGGCTCAGCAGCAGGTGGGATTTATGTTTACCCATAGTTATGCagtaaccacacacacatactgcatctTTTTCACAATAGAACTGTAGAAATTCCTTATGGTCAAGACACTGCCAGCTTGTAAGGTCAGCCATAGGTTCAATTAGGGTGTGTCCACTGAAGGTCTTTTTGAGCAGATGTGGTTGCAAATGAAGATCACAAAATGAAGCTTCACATTTCAGACATGTCTTCGCAGCTGGTGTTGGATTCTCGATACAGTAATCACACATGATGTGGGAAAAATCAGCAGGAGCCTGTGAGCACTTATTTTTTTCCACTATATCACACAGCATAAAGTTTCTCCCCAGACTGGGGCTGGTGTTGAAATTCTGGCAAATCCTCCTGAGTCTTTGTCAGGGTCCAAACTCCCTCAATGCATTTCAAACAGAAACTGTGCTCACAGGGTAATGCCTCAAGGTCCTGGTACAAGGGAGACATAATTCTGCCTCTAAAGCTCCAGGCTCTATTTTACAGCATCGGAAAGAGTGAGCTACCAGGGCAGAAAATGAAATCCTTATACACTTGCTGCTGTGAGTGACAACGTTAGTTTCACTTTCATGATTCACTCTGGCTGAAAGTTAACCCTTTCAAACCTGCAGTAGACGTTCAGAACCAAAATCAGAAAAACAAGATCGCAATTTTATAATATAGAGCGAAAATACAATAAACTGGGCTCACCAAAACACAGACTCAAAACTAATCAGTCCAGACCAGGCCCAAAATAGTTTAACAAGTGAATTAAAACTGATCTAAAGAGGAAAAATAATCTTTACAAATCCTGCCGAGGGGAATGCAGTTTcaccagagaggcagagagatgtgaaaaagcaaagcaGCAGAGGTTACAAGTCTCAGTAAACTCAACACAAAACATGTAAAACCAATGCAAAGCTGCAACAAAGACAAAACCGGAGAATAGAGTCAGAGAAAGTCATGGTCAAACTGTACAGGGTTCTGGACAGACATCGAgtactatgtccagttctggacaGACCCATCTCaagtattgtgcccaattctggacagacccaccttgagtactgtgaccaagggcagaatttttagttcGGCGGGCAGGTGTGCACCCGACCCGATCCGTCATGAAATTGAGTGAGATGACGtagggtgagcatcctgacatcatccagcGCTTCTGGGATACTTCGGTTGGCGGGCCCGCGTAAAAGCCAGAagcacgcctgctgacaattaagaggccaatgaATTCATTAATGGTGCAAATGTCTTTAATTTTCCACTGCtagtccaaccttatggctggcggACAAGCGATTCGgctaggcggcctttacatttttcatgaaatctcctCCAAGGGTGGCATGAGGTTtccatgatgaaataaaataaaaacggTGGATAGAATTTTTGTTATGTATATTTTCAGGGGCCTGATTGgaatgcttggacatttttttttccttttcaaaactttatttgaggattttcaggtctgcaactccttgaggcagctctctgcattCAGGGAGCTTACTCTCAGCACTGGCCTGTGCGTGTGTTCACATCAGCGCCCACCCTCTTCTGCCCCcgccccggcagcactgagcttctcagtgagtgtttcatgctggctggccgttaattggccagtcagcgtgaaattgcaATCAGGGGCTGATTGCGGTCAGGTGCCGATTGTGGTCGGTGGTCTGTTCCCTGGCTGATCCTGGGCCCACTGATCGCACCTGCCCACTGacttaaaaattctgccccaggttttgAGTGATCAAAGCCATCTGGCAGCAGTGGCATTCAAATAGTTTACCAATATTCAGTGCTTAGACTGACCTGAATAACAGTCACTGGGGATAAATTATCGGATAGCAACCAGTAATTCAGTAGAGTAGATACAGAGGAACTATTTTCATTGGTGATGGAATCCAGAATGAGGGGGCATAACattaaaattagagttaggccATTCAAGTGTGATATCAGGAAACACTTCTCATAGAAaggaattctggaattccctcccctaaAAAACTGTTGAGGCTGGAGATCAATGGAAAACTtcaaagcaaaattcatggaCTTTTGTTTGACAAAGTTATCACGGGTTACAGAATCAGGGTATGTAGAATGATTTAAGCCATGCAttatttaattgaatggtggaagaggCTGTCAAGgtgatggccaactcctgctcttatattcctgtGAATTGTCTCTCTCTTCATGTACGACAAGTTGGAAATCACTTGTGTGGGTATTCAGCATCCAGCTATATATCAGCTATCTCCTTGTCAGCCTTGAATCTGTGGGTAGCACTTTCGCCTCTGACTCAGAAGggtgtggattcaagtcccactccatgaGTTCAGTGCAAAATCTAGGCTTATACACCTgtgaggactgagggagtgctgcactgttggaggtgctgcctcttggatgagatattaaaccgaggctcttgtctgcactctcaggtggatataaaagatcccgcaaacattgttgtttgtgggagcttgctgtgtgccaatTGGTTGCTGTATTTCCTGCAAAGTGACAAGACTtctaaaagtatttcattggttatTAATTCATAAAATATTTTGCTGAGGTACTGTTAGTGATTAACATTGAAAGGTAGTATGTGAAACCATTTTAAACAGGTAATTACTTATACCCTACACCATATTCCATTTATAGATTATTTCTGTAGTTAATTAAACCAATACTGAAAGACAGTGCTAAAGGTTGACAGAGTAGCTGTACAAAAATTTAGagaatttatggcacagaaacaaaccatgcacccccccacaccccccaggtCTATGCTCTACTTGAGCACCCCCACTTTACTTCCACTTGCCCTTTCAATATGTCCTTTAATTCCCTTTTGCTTCAAACACTGATCTAAATTCCAATTAAATTCACCTGTGTTGTTTGTACTAACCATTTGctgttgagttccacattctcaccacttagAAGTTTTTCTTGaattcctattggatttatttatattgatgacccctagttttggtctccactcCAAGTGAAAACGTCTTCACTACATCAACCCTATTGAAATCCTTCATAATTATCTTCTATGAAGACACTCAACTGAACTCAGAGAAATGCAgtcactggaaagtgatcaggagcaggggaCCAAAGCTAATATTCCTGCTCGAGAACacgagataggagcaggagtagaccatatggtctgttgagcctgctccaccactcatggttgatcttgggcttcaactctactttctcgcctgctccccatatcccttgatttcttgagagaccaaaaatctgtgtatcccagccttaaatctaTTCATTAATACAGCATCCACAaaactctggggtagagaattccaaagattcataaccctttgattgaagaaacttctcatctcagtcttaaatggcagTCTTAATATgctccccgtgttttagattctccagGCAGTGAAACAATCTGTGTTTATCCCGTGAAGCCCCTTCAGAATGCAGCCAGGGGCTCTAAAGCAATTGTGGAGCTTTTGTTGTTGACAACCCCCTgctgccaccaccacccacccctccacctcactgccccctcccctacCTCAAATCAGCTAACTTGGCACAAACTGGAGATAGGTTCAGATTTTTTGTTTTCAGTAATTTTATTGAGAGATCTCCAGGAGGAGATACTGGGTAATACACTGGGCTGGAGGATTGCTCTTTCACCTCTGTGTATTGTGGTTCAAATCCAACTCAGGCGACAGGATGGATGGTGAAGCCGTGCCAATGAACTGTTGCTGTTCTGACCTGAGGCAGTCCCCAGTGTACACACAAATAAAGAAAACAATTCCAACAGGTTAAGCGATCTATTCATGAAAAATATATAAGTGATTTGGATGagagaaccaaatgcaatatttccaagtttgctgatgacacaaaactggacacggttgtgaggaggatgcaaggaggcttcagggcgatttagacaagttatgTGCATAggtaaacacatggcagatgcagtataacgtggataaatgtgaaaaacagaaaggcagagttttATTTAAGTGGTGATATATTAGAAAAtgtggatctgggtgtccttgtacaccagtcaatgaaagtaagtaggtaggtgcagcaagcaattaggaaggtgtgttggccttcattgcaagaggatttgagttcagaagtagggatgtcttactgcagttttacaaggcattggtgagaccacacctggattgAATTGCAGTTCACTccctgcagttttggtctccctgcctaagaaaggatatacttgccatagagggagtgcagtgaaggttcactaggctgataccggggatggcaggactgtcgtgtgaggagagattggttcgactgggcctgtattcactagagtttagaagcatgagaggggatctgattgaaacgtataaaattgtAACAGGGCTGGacggactggatgcagggatgatgtttcccctgtttggggattctagaaccaggagccacagtctcaggatactg is a window encoding:
- the LOC121281373 gene encoding E3 ubiquitin/ISG15 ligase TRIM25-like isoform X1, encoding MLCDIVEKNKCSQAPADFSHIMCDYCIENPTPAAKTCLKCEASFCDLHLQPHLLKKTFSGHTLIEPMADLTSWQCLDHKEFLQFYCEKDAVCVCGYCITMGKHKSHLLLSLGQMQGAIKTQINELTGKLSKSFSEWRRKLGEDEEFTPKLIDEEGFQVLSQIRSCSELLNKRMEQITLIDDETQSLVKKDPLSFIQNSMQLLSRVTETETVTGPDVPVLALNLSNISQLIQKRLNGWEKCHSDILEIIMPAYTEYRGPRKVTLFPTQLLWGSPYPTEHPPAVDRDQESRSIPREKVIEPGSKDSKLQLGSV
- the LOC121281373 gene encoding E3 ubiquitin-protein ligase TRIM8-like isoform X2, whose amino-acid sequence is MLCDIVEKNKCSQAPADFSHIMCDYCIENPTPAAKTCLKCEASFCDLHLQPHLLKKTFSGHTLIEPMADLTSWQCLDHKEFLQFYCEKDAVCVCGYCITMGKHKSHLLLSLGQMQGAIKNSMQLLSRVTETETVTGPDVPVLALNLSNISQLIQKRLNGWEKCHSDILEIIMPAYTEYRGPRKVTLFPTQLLWGSPYPTEHPPAVDRDQESRSIPREKVIEPGSKDSKLQLGSV